One Bombus fervidus isolate BK054 chromosome 7, iyBomFerv1, whole genome shotgun sequence genomic region harbors:
- the Tbc1d22 gene encoding TBC1 domain family member 22 → MENQSHQGEAYQTYQSFWKKNTRAVPGRPSPKQDGKLGKIGSTTLMSGSSVNIISTSGGVISGSSGGSTSFQDFQESVDDAWDSGDDEFCTVSDVKISKRVSQSAAISVINSHRSGKTCIDSGTNVKSTHRVQEIIPEEKRAEALQRLAVQPLHLRNANLSMHSQVNNSQHSTEDVGVKYGASPQHKPTQFPGRPQPLRQTTAPTKFFVPSKEQDGESKVDKFQSLLEASVLNLDELRQLSWSGIPARLRSVTWRLLSEYLPANLERRQHVLERKRLDYWNLVKQYYDTERDEGFQDTYRQIHIDIPRMSPLISLFQQTTVQFIFERILYIWAIRHPASGYVQGMNDLVTPFFLVFLQEAVPVSAWQDLENYDVASLLKEQRDIIEADSFWCLSKFLDGIQDNYIFAQLGIQHKVNQLKELIQRVDVPLHQHLHQHGVDYLQFSFRWMNNLLTREIPLHCTIRLWDTYLAESDRFASFQLYVCAAFLLRWRRHLLLQPDFQGLMLMLQNLPTQNWTDSEIGILVAEAYKLKFTFADAPNHLQAHDTRVTGR, encoded by the exons atggAAAATCAGAGTCACCAAGGCGAAGCCTATCAAACGTATCAATCTTTTTGGAAAAAGAATACTCGTGCTGTTCCAGGCag ACCAAGTCCCAAACAAGATGGTAAGCTTGGTAAAATAGGTAGTACTACACTGATGTCTGGCAGTTcagttaatataatatctacAAGTGGTGGAGTTATATCAGGAAGTAGTGGAGGCTCTACATCATTTCAAGATTTTCAAGAGAGTGTAGATGATGCTTGGGATTCGGGAGATGATGAGTTTTGCACAGTCTCAgatgtaaaaatatcaaaacgaGTTAGTCAATCTGCTGCTATCAGTGTCATTAATAGTCATAGGTCAGGAAAAACATGCATAGATTCAGGAACAAATGTAAAATCTACGCATCGCGTTCAAGAAATTATTCCAGAGGAGAAACGGGCGGAAGCTCTCCAAAGATTAGCCGTGCAACCGTTGCATTTGCGAAATGCTAATTTGTCTATGCATTCTCAAGTGAATAACAGTCAACATTCCACAGAAGATGTGGGTGTAAAGTACGGTGCTTCCCCGCAACATAAACCAACGCAATTCCCAGGCAGGCCGCAACCGCTAAGACAAACAACCGCGCCTACTAAATTTTTTGTACCTTCTAAAGAACAAG ATGGGGAAAGTAAAGTAGATAAATTTCAGTCCCTTCTGGAAGCTTCTGTATTAAACTTAGACGAACTGAGGCAGTTATCGTGGTCGGGTATACCTGCAAGACTGCGTTCTGTTACATGGAGGTTATTGTCT GAGTATTTACCAGCTAATTTAGAGCGAAGGCAACACGTATTAGAACGAAAACGATTGGATTATTggaatttagtgaaacaatATTACGATACTGAAAGAGATGAAGGATTCCAAGATACATATCGTCAAATACACATTGACATTCCAAGAATGTCACCGCTTATTTCGTTGTTTCAACAAACAACAGTGCAATTTATCTTTGAAAGAATACTCTATATTTGGGCGATTAGACATCCCGCCTCTGGTTATGTTCAA gGAATGAATGATCTAGTGACACCTTTCTTTCTCGTGTTCTTGCAAGAAGCAGTGCCTGTGTCAGCATGGcaagatttagaaaattatgatGTTGCATCATTACTAAAAGAACAACGAGATATTATAGAAGCAGATAGCTTTTGGTGTTTGTCCAAGTTTCTCGATGGTATTCAAGATAATTATATCTTTGCTCAATTAGGCATTCAGCACAAAGTAAATCAATTGAAAGAACTGATACAAAGAGTCGATG TACCTTTACATCAGCATCTACACCAACATGGCGTGGATTATTTACAGTTTTCTTTCCGATGGATGAATAATCTATTAACAAGAGAAATCCCTTTACATTGTACCATTCGTCTATGGGACACTTATTTAGCAGAATCTGATCGATTTGCTTCGTTTCAACTTTATGTATGCGCcgcgtttcttcttcgttgGAGGCGTCATCTTTTATTGCAGCCTGATTTTCAA GGGCTAATGTTAATGCTACAAAACCTGCCTACTCAAAATTGGACAGATTCGGAAATAGGAATATTGGTAGCAGAagcatacaaattaaaattcacaTTTGCAGATGCTCCCAATCACTTGCAAGCTCACGATACCAG AGTTACTGGACGATAA
- the LOC139989183 gene encoding tetratricopeptide repeat protein 39B → MSDIEEDEFQDAQESLPQPTSMDLDTAIMEAKKAIHYFFNNDFEEARKIMEPWAGSSMYHSLGTSIFAFLEAILTSEQKCIEKAVGAVKQCMTVCLKQRKHVTLTQNIGKMVKKTNYDAYTIEEVHAELCYAESLFLKSMLTFVEDETLVSFVKAGLKIRTCFLSYKECLSILNNRKWENNAHKIHFESGVRTGIGAFNLMISLLPAKIIKLLEFIGFSGDKEYGLSELEAGYGERRGLRHVLCAMFLLSYNLIISFVLSHTDGDLYWCEKVLEEELSLYPNGIWFLFFKGRLELTRGNFEKSLEWYTKSWKSQDLWPHFHHICFWELMWAHCSLQQWDEAATFADALAKESHWSRTIYLYQRAAILMMRKPAVQSEEKQMIDTLMMQASTYKQRIAGKSLPMEKFIVKKTERYFAQKKNLVLPIFELMYVWNLFRIVGKRQDLTLNMFKVIEEAEKELAKASKTEYHTDNEALLLLLKGACLRQMKHPLLAENCLKRVLELDKSIKEDTYLLPYATVELALLAQDQGNIQLAIGYLEDVKKTFAGYLLESRLQFRIHSDLMKLTGRKAEDILV, encoded by the exons atgTCAGACATCGAAGAAGATGAG TTTCAAGATGCTCAAGAATCTTTACCACA GCCTACTTCTATGGATTTGGATACAGCAATAATGGAGGCAAAAAAAGCGATAcactatttttttaataatgattTTGAAGAAGCAAGAAAGATTATGGAGCCCTGGGCAGGCAGTAGCATGTATCATTCTTTAGGAACAAGCATATTTGCATTCCTCGAGGCTATTCTTACATCTGAACAA AAATGCATTGAAAAGGCGGTTGGAGCTGTAAAACAATGCATGACTGTGTGCTTGAAACAACGTAAACATGTTACACTAACACAAAATATTGGCAAAATGGTGAAGAAGACTAACTACGATGCTTATACAATTG AGGAAGTGCATGCGGAACTCTGTTATGCCGAGTCActttttttaaaatcgatGCTCACGTTTGTGGAGGACGAGACTTTGGTCAGCTTTGTTAAAGCTGGATTGAAAATTCGTACCTGCTTTCTGTCGTATAA AGaatgtttatcaattttaaataatcgtaaatgggAAAATAATGCTCATAAGATACATTTTGAGAGCGGTGTCCGCACTGGTATTGGTGCATTTAATTTG ATGATTTCCCTATTACCAGCGAAAATTATCAAACTGTTAGAGTTTATTGGATTTTCGGGTGATAAG GAGTATGGTTTGTCAGAATTAGAAGCAGGATACGGAGAAAGGAGAGGATTAAGGCACGTGTTGTGCGCgatgtttcttttatcttacaatttaataatatcatttgTTCTGAGTCATACAGACGGTGATCTATACTGGTGTGAAAAAGTTTTGGAAGAAGAACTGAGTCTTTATCCAAACGGTATAtggtttttgttttttaaaggCAGACTAGAACTAACGAGAGGAAATTTTGAGAAATCTTTAGAATGGTATACAAAGTCTTGGAAAAGTCAAGATCTATGGCCTCACTTTCATCATATTTGTTTCTGGGAATTAATGTGGGCACATTGTTCGCTGCAGCAATGGGATGAAGCTGCAACGTTTGCAGATGCTTTAGCCAAAGAATCACATTGGTCACGTACAATTTATTTGTATCAAAGAGCTGCGATACTTATGATGCGGAAACCAGCGGTACAAAGCGAAGAGAAGCAAATGATAGATACTCTAATGATGCAAGCGTCTACCTATAAACAACGTATTGCAGGGAAGTCATTACCAATGGaaaaatttatagtaaaaAAAACTGAACGGTACTTTGCTCAAAAAAAAAACCTGGTCCTTCCTATATTTGAACTTATGTATGTGTGGAATTTGTTTCGCATAGTAGGCAAACGACAAGACTTGACGCTAAACATGTTCAAAGTAATCGAAGAAGCTGAAAAGGAACTTGCGAAAGCTTC gAAAACAGAATATCACACGGATAATGAAGCACTCTTATTGCTTCTAAAGGGTGCTTGCTTACGACAAATGAAACATCCTTTGTTAgctgaaaattgtttaaaacgtGTTCTCGAGTTGGACAAATCGATCAAAGAGGATACCTATTTACTTCCTTATGCGACAGTAGAATTAGCTTTGCTGGCACAAGATCAAGGAAATATTCAACTTGCTATTGGATATTTAGAGGACGTCAA AAAAACATTCGCTGGATATCTGTTGGAATCCAGATTACAGTTTAGAATCCATTCcgatttaatgaaattgacTGGAAGGAAGGCCGAAGATATTTTAGTATAA
- the Ipo9 gene encoding importin 9 → MDVQGSLKEALYETLSGILSPHTEARQAAEQRIQALEVTEEFGIHLTEFVVDPNGHLPIRQLASILLKQYVETHWSSVAEKFRPPEIKYATKERIKELLPIGLRESISKVRAAVAYAISAIAHWDWPENWPGLFDILVSCLSGESEYAVHGAMRVLTEFTSDLTDNQLPNVGPVILQEMYRIFQSENQYSIRIRGRAVEIFTTITSLVAVTELFQKGFAERYLQPVIPMFCEKFVYCLRLPDGSTCDSGLKTDVIKAINCLVTRLPKYIATFLPQMLPPFWETLVQSAKLYQEKSVNGDGDTSDKEVDSDGEIINFNNLIIAIFEFVHSIVDRKRFSNLLDSFLQEIMYYLIIFMQITDDQIELWTTNPNQFVEEDDVLTYNVRISAQELVTALVNYSEEKAVNALCEVVTRHIEATSRLQTANNGSENSETCWKLRESSILALSKIKEVAVERQKAGILQFDIIRFLDTVVLATLKDSGSPPLLLGRCLCIGGRYAEIMPPEMSSRFLEATVNGLQENQPSCIRISAIKAIYWFCKASMTDSDSTLGNIIRSHLPNIFQGLFNLVNQTSTEIFTLVMETFQVLVTLDKAFTASVENKICPLTIAVFLKFYSDHEIVDMCLDIFKSLTQNPDCIGPLQTRLIPTLTSMMAVSPMDKLKDERCRNVALDVLQILVQYSPKPLSSALVETAFPAACHCILNSEDNETLQSGGEVIRAYLAIAARQVTVHRDNDGQTGLQYILQIIAQLLNPQSSEFTATFVGRLVTTLIRKAGNTLGENLDLLLKAVLSKMQRAQTLTVVQSLLMVYAHLINTEFDAVLNFLSTVPGPTGQSALTFVLSEWVTRQHLFFGKYDRKVATVALCKILEYGVTHDDSRLNEIIVRGDQIFSGNEEGVRTRSKAESQPYQWTTIPVLVKIFKLIINELSNDIEAIAAGHDTDDSYNDDDEDEVTYLDPGYENMIILGETMPATEEDENDPDLLQDSIYHLNLSQYLQDFLLNFSTHHCFPAYIQHLNIPERKVLSSLNINASFMQ, encoded by the exons ATGGACGTTCAAGGATCACTGAAAGAAGCTTTGTACGAAACTTTAAGCGGTATTTTGTCTCCTCATACAGAGGCTCGTCAAGCAGCAGAACAGAGAATTCAAGCATTAGAAGTGACAGAGGAATTTGGTATACATTTAACGGAATTTGTAGTAGATCCAAATGGGCATTTACCTATTAGACAGTTAGCTTCTATATTGTTAAAGCAATATGTTGAAACTCATTGGTCTTCCGTGGCTGAGAAATTTCGGCCTCCTGAAATAAAGTATGCAACAAAGGAAAGAATCAAAGAATTACTGCCAATAGGACTCCGTGAATCCATTAGTAAG GTACGTGCAGCAGTAGCTTATGCAATATCAGCGATCGCACACTGGGACTGGCCAGAAAATTGGCCCGGTTTGTTTGATATACTTGTCAGCTGTTTAAGCGGGGAAAGTGAGTATGCCGTTCACGGAGCTATGCGGGTTTTAACAGAATTTACTTCAGACCTTACCGATAACCAGTTGCCTAATGTGGGACCAGTAATCCTTCAAGAAATgtatagaatatttcaaagtgAAAAT CAATATTCTATTAGAATTCGTGGTCGTGCcgttgaaatttttacgaCGATTACGTCATTAGTTGCTGTTACGGAACTGTTCCAAAAAGGATTTGCGGAGCGATATTTACAGCCCGTTATACCCATGTtttgtgaaaaatttgtttactgTTTACGACTGCCTGATGGTTCAACTTGCGATAGTGGTCTTAAAACTGATGTTATCAAAGCTATAAATTGCCTAGTTACCAGATTACCTAAATACATCGCAACTTTTTTACCTCAAATGCTACCGCCCTTTTGGGAAACTTTAGTGCAAAGCGCGAAGCTTTATCAGGAAAAATCTGTAAATGGAGATGGAGATACAAGCGACAAGGAAGTCGATTCAGATG gtgaaataattaattttaataatttgatcaTTGCCATATTCGAGTTTGTTCATTCTATCGTGGATCGTAAACGATTCTCAAATCTTTTGGATAGTTTCCTGCAAGaaataatgtattatttaataatttttatgcaaataacCGACGATCAAATCGAATTATGGACAACTAACCCGAACCAGTTTGTGGAGGAAGACGATGTTCTGACTTACAATGTTCGTATTTCAGCGCAAGAGCTCGTAACG GCTTTAGTAAACTATTCCGAGGAAAAAGCGGTGAATGCACTTTGCGAGGTTGTAACGCGTCACATCGAAGCAACTAGTAGATTACAGACTGCAAATAATGGAAGCGAAAACAGTGAAACGTGTTGGAAATTACGGGAATCGTCTATTTTAGccttaagtaaaataaaagaagtcgCTGTGGAGAGGCAGAAAGCTGGAATACTTCAATTCGATATTATTAGATTTTTAGATACGGTCGTTTTGGCTACTTTAAAGGATTCAG GTTCACCGCCGTTACTTCTTGGCCGTTGTTTGTGTATTGGTGGCAGATACGCTGAAATAATGCCACCAGAAATGAGTTCACGTTTCCTGGAGGCAACCGTTAATGGTTTACAGGAGAATCAGCCTTCGTGTATCCGCATCAGTGCAATAAAAGCTATTTACTGGTTTTGCAAAGCCTCGATGACGGATAGTGACAGTACTCTCGGCAATATTATACGATCGCATTTGCCGAACATATTTCAAGGACTTTTCAATCTAGTTAATCAAACATCCACGGAAATTTTTACACTAGTAATGGAAACTTTTCAAGTGTTGGTTACG TTGGACAAAGCATTTACCGCTTCAGTGGAAAATAAGATTTGCCCTTTAACTATCGctgtatttttgaaattctataGCGATCACGAAATTGTAGACATGTGTCTAGATATATTCAAAAGTCTGACACAAAATCCTGACTGTATAGGACCGTTACAAACACGTTTGATACCAACGTTAACCAGTATGATGGCGGTGTCGCCTATGGATAAATTGAAAGACG AGAGATGTCGGAACGTAGCTCTAGATGTTTTGCAAATATTGGTGCAGTACTCTCCTAAACCATTGAGCAGCGCGTTAGTCGAAACTGCGTTTCCTGCTGCGTGCCACTGTATTCTGAATTCGGAAGACAACGAAACGTTACAAAGTGGCGGGGAAGTGATACGAGCTTACCTAGCGATCGCGGCTCGGCAAGTGACGGTGCATCGAGACAATGACGGTCAAACGGGTTTACAATACATACTGCAGATCATTGCTCAGCTATTGAATCCGCAG TCGAGCGAGTTTACAGCGACTTTTGTCGGACGATTGGTGACGACGTTGATTAGGAAAGCGGGAAACACATTGGGCGAAAATCTCGATCTATTGTTGAAGGCTGTGCTGAGCAAAATGCAACGTGCTCAGACATTGACCGTGGTACAGAGTTTGCTCATGGTATACGCTCATCTCATAAACACAGAGTTCGACGCTGTCCTAAATTTTCTGTCAACCGTACCCGGTCCGACAGGACAAAGCGCTCTCACTTTCGTGCTCTCCGAATGGGTCACAAGACAACACCTGTTTTTTGGTAAATACGACCGAAAGGTAGCAACGGTTGCGCTTTGCAAGATATTGGAGTACGGCGTTACTCACGACGATAGTCGATTGAACGAGATCATAGTCAGAGGAGACCAAATATTCTCAG GAAACGAAGAAGGCGTGAGGACTAGGAGTAAAGCCGAATCACAGCCTTATCAGTGGACCACTATACCTGTTTTGGTGAAAATATTCAAGCTGATAATCAACGAGTTATCGAACGACATCGAAGCGATCGCTGCTGGTCATGACACGGAC GATTCatacaacgacgacgacgaagatgAGGTCACCTACTTAGATCCGGGCTACGAAAATATGATAA TATTGGGAGAAACTATGCCTGCAACCGAGGAAGACGAGAACGATCCGGATTTGCTGCAAGATTCCATCTATCACTTGAATCTGAGTCAATATTTGCAAGactttctattaaatttttcgactCACCATTGTTTTCCGGCATACATTCAGCATCTAAATATTCCGGAACGAAAGGTTTTAAGCAGTTTAAACATCAACGCATCGTTCATGCAATAG